In Macadamia integrifolia cultivar HAES 741 chromosome 13, SCU_Mint_v3, whole genome shotgun sequence, one DNA window encodes the following:
- the LOC122060006 gene encoding protein SUPPRESSOR OF MAX2 1: MRAGLSTIQQTLTPEAATVLNHSIAEAARRNHGQTTPLHVAATLLASPSGYLRQACIRSHPNSSHPLQCRALELCFSVALERLPSAQNLSPGIDPPISNALMAALKRAQAHQRRGCPEQQQQPLLAVKVELEQLIVSILDDPSVSRVMREASFSSPAVKATIEQSLNASSSINSSTIGGGLGFRPAQTANRNLYLNPRLQQQQQGSSPQSGQQRTEEVKKAFDILLRAKKRNPVFVGESELESVVRELLQRIERREVGDGPLRNVQLISLDKDFPLDRTQISMKLKELEVLVETKINSCSSSDAGGVILDLGDLKWLVEQPTGFGSPGPAQIQQQIVSETGRIAVAEMAKLLARFNEGCAGRLWLIGTATCETYLRCQVYHPSMENDWDLQAVPITARNPHPGLFPRFGSNGILSSSVESLAPLKSFPPAPPALARRPSENIDPAQRMSCCPQCMENYEQELAKLVAKQFEKSSSEAKPEATRSSLPPWLQMAKPDIVKDQMQAKDQELMWKQKTQELQKKWDDTCLHLHPNFHRSIGSDRIAPPALSMTSLYNSNLLQRQPFQPKLSLTRSLGGTLLMNKSQPPNQHSEREVTPPGSPVRTDLALGRPKISENSPEKNHNERIKDFAGCISSQQQDNVSDWQKDKAITPLDADSFKMLFKGLTEKVGWQTEAASVVATTVTQCKSGNNKRRGGAARGETWLLFVGPDRVGKKKMASALSELVCSSNPVIIHIGSQSSDDEVLDKNFRGKTVLDRIVETVRRNPFSLILLEDIDRADMLVHGGIKRAMERGRLADSHGREVSLGNTIFVLTASWLPENLKNLSNCIPVDEEKLASVAGSDWQLKLSVSVKTSKRRADWLHDDDRVTKPRKESAPGLSFDLNEAADAEDDGREGSRNSSDLTVEHEHGRSLVNVRPSTTTASVQLRSSTTTPLSYELLNFADETITFKPVDFDSLRSKIASTIASRFAAIVGDSWSVEVDTETLEKIVGGVWFSQTQVVDWADKVLVPSFHQMKTGLSSAAISDDTAIIRLVSVRDSEGQQNSEEWRLPDKITVAVDNRL, translated from the exons ATGAGAGCTGGTTTGAGTACAATCCAGCAGACATTAACCCCCGAGGCGGCGACTGTTCTGAATCACTCAATCGCCGAAGCAGCTCGTCGGAATCACGGCCAAACCACACCGCTCCATGTCGCTGCAACCCTTTTGGCCTCTCCATCTGGGTACCTTCGACAAGCCTGTATTCGATCTCACCCAAACTCTTCTCACCCTCTCCAATGCAGAGCACTCGAGCTCTGCTTCAGTGTCGCCCTCGAGCGTCTCCCTTCAGCCCAAAACCTCTCCCCTGGTATTGACCCCCCAATCTCCAATGCTCTCATGGCTGCTCTCAAGCGAGCTCAAGCCCATCAACGTAGAGGCTGCCCagagcagcagcaacaaccCCTTTTAGCGGTGAAGGTGGAGCTTGAACAGCTCATTGTTTCGATCCTAGATGATCCAAGCGTGAGCCGAGTCATGAGAGAGGCTAGCTTCTCGAGCCCTGCTGTCAAAGCCACCATAGAACAGTCTCTTAATGCTTCAAGCTCCATTAATTCATCCACAATTGGTGGCGGATTGGGGTTCCGCCCCGCACAGACGGCGAATAGGAATCTGTATCTGAATCCCaggttgcagcagcagcagcaagggAGTTCTCCTCAATCTGGACAGCAGAGAACCGAAGAGGTGAAGAAAGCTTTCGATATTCTATTGAGGGCTAAGAAGAGGAACCCGGTTTTCGTAGGTGAATCTGAGCTTGAATCTGTGGTGAGGGAACTTTTGCAGAGGATTGAGAGAAGAGAGGTCGGTGATGGGCCTCTCAGGAATGTTCAGTTGATCTCGTTGGATAAGGATTTTCCTTTGGATAGGACCCAGATCTctatgaagcttaaagagttgGAGGTCTTGGTGGAGACCAAAATCAATAGCTGTAGCAGCAGCGACGCAGGTGGTGTGATTCTTGATTTGGGTGACCTGAAATGGCTTGTGGAGCAGCCGACTGGTTTTGGCTCTCCTGGTCCTGCGCAGATACAGCAGCAGATTGTGTCGGAAACAGGGAGGATTGCAGTTGCAGAAATGGCTAAGCTATTGGCTAGATTCAATGAGGGCTGTGCTGGGCGGTTGTGGTTAATCGGAACGGCGACTTGCGAGACCTACCTGAGGTGCCAGGTTTATCATCCTTCAATGGAGAATGATTGGGATCTGCAGGCAGTTCCAATTACAGCGAGAAACCCACATCCAGGCTTGTTTCCAAG GTTTGGAAGCAATGGGATTTTGAGCAGCTCAGTTGAGTCTCTCGCGCCACTGAAGAGCTTCCCTCCTGCACCACCTGCTCTTGCAAGACGCCCGTCTGAAAACATCGATCCAGCCCAAAGGATGAGCTGTTGTCCACAATGTATGGAGAATTATGAGCAAGAGCTAGCTAAACTTGTAGCAAAGCAGTTCGAGAAATCCTCCTCTGAAGCGAAACCGGAAGCAACTCGGTCATCATTACCACCATGGTTGCAGATGGCGAAGCCAGATATTGTCAAGGATCAGATGCAG GCCAAGGATCAAGAACTGATGTGGAAGCAGAAAACTCAAGAATTGCAGAAGAAATGGGATGACACTTGTTTGCATCTTCATCCCAATTTTCATCGAAGTATCGGCTCTGATAGAATTGCTCCACCTGCCCTCTCAATGACATCCTTGTACAATTCTAACCTGCTCCAACGTCAACCTTTCCAGCCGAAGTTATCACTGACCAGAAGTCTGGGAGGAACACTGCTAATGAACAAAAGTCAACCACCAAACCAACATTCAGAACGGGAGGTGACTCCACCGGGAAGCCCTGTAAGAACAGACCTTGCTCTTGGGCGGCCAAAGATTTCTGAAAATTCACCAGAGAAAAACCACAATGAGCGCATCAAGGACTTTGCTGGCTGCATCTCTTCACAGCAGCAAGACAACGTCTCAGATTGGCAGAAGGACAAAGCAATTACCCCATTGGATGCTGATTCATTCAAGATGCTTTTTAAGGGGTTAACAGAGAAGGTTGGGTGGCAAACGGAGGCAGCATCTGTGGTGGCAACAACTGTAACCCAGTGCAAATCTGGTAACAATAAACGGCGTGGTGGTGCGGCAAGGGGTGAAACATGGTTATTGTTTGTGGGTCCAGATAGggttgggaagaagaagatggcttCAGCCCTTTCGGAACTGGTATGTAGTTCAAATCCAGTCATCATTCATATTGGTTCACAGTCTAGTGATGATGAGGTATTGGATAAGAATTTCCGTGGGAAGACTGTATTGGATCGAATAGTGGAAACTGTTCGGAGGAACCCATTCTCTCTAATTTTGCTTGAGGATATTGATCGAGCAGATATGCTTGTCCATGGGGGAATTAAACGGGCAATGGAACGAGGTCGGCTTGCAGATTCCCATGGACGTGAGGTCAGCCTTGGGAACACAATCTTCGTCTTAACGGCTAGTTGGTTGCCGGAAAATCTCAAGAATTTGTCAAATTGTATACCAGTCGATGAAGAGAAGCTTGCATCTGTGGCTGGTAGTGATTGGCAGTTAAAATTATCAGTCTCTGTAAAAACTAGCAAGCGCCGGGCTGATTGGCTGCATGATGATGATCGGGTTACAAAGCCTAGGAAAGAATCAGCGCCAGGTCTATCATTTGATCTGAATGAAGCAGCTGATGCTGAAGATGATGGAAGAGAGGGGTCACGCAATTCAAGCGACCTTACTGTTGAGCATGAACATGGAAGAAGCCTTGTGAATGTGCGACCTTCCACAACAACAGCTTCAGTTCAGCTGCGGTCTTCAACAACAACGCCATTGTCTTATGAGCTACTCAATTTCGCTGATGAAACCATCACTTTCAAACCTGTCGACTTTGACTCACTCCGGAGCAAGATTGCCAGCACCATAGCCTCACGATTTGCAGCCATTGTCGGGGATAGCTGGTCAGTTGAGGTGGATACTGAAACACTAGAGAAGATTGTGGGTGGTGTTTGGTTCAGCCAGACTCAAGTGGTGGACTGGGCAGATAAGGTTTTGGTACCGAGCTTTCATCAGATGAAAACTGGCCTATCTTCAGCTGCAATTTCTGATGACACTGCCATTATTCGGCTTGTCTCAGTTAGGGACTCAGAGGGACAACAGAATAGTGAGGAATGGCGGCTGCCTGATAAGATCACAGTGGCTGTTGACAACAGGCTGTGA